TTAGTTTCTATGCCACGTGTACTTGTTGATTTGGCCCAGTTAAGCAAATAAGCAACAACAAATGTGTCCACTATAATAAATAGAAGGCACAGTTAGTAGCAGAAATAGAGATCCATATCACTACATGGAGAATCTTTACCAGGAATCAGAAAAGACAAGCAGCAACAATGGTAGCGAAGTGGTAGCACTTTACCTGATACTCGTGAGTCTAATCCACGAGCTGGTTCCTAGTGCTTGCTGAGGCCTGATGAGGCGCCCGTAGATGATGCAGCTTTTCTTAGGGCAGACGTCCAAGGAGCACCTTCTACTTGTACGCTTCAGGCAACCACGAATACAACATGCACAGATCCATGATTTAGTTAGTAAGGAGGTGACGCAGTCAACAGCAGCAAACACAGTGTAGAGGGACACCGTGGCTCCCTTACTTTGGATCTGGCCGTGCGGAGGGAGATAGGGGGAGAGCTGGCTGTGGCGCCAGTGCAGAAGAATGGAGGACCCCGGAGGGGGTGCGGGTGTAGAGCAActtggagggggtgggggcgccgTACGTGGTGGTGGGGGAGGGGGACCTAAGGTCACTGACGGGGGCGGAGGGAGGGGCGAGCTGAGTTCACCGGCTGTGCTGACCTGGAGACGGCGTCGAGCTGAGGTCGTCGGCGCGGAGCGGCCAGACTGAGGTCGCCGCCGGCAGGGGCGACCTGAGGTCGTCGGCCCGCTGACTGAGCGCGCGGAGGAGGCTAGGGGGCCACTGGTGAGGGCGGCCGGCCGACGGCGGCGAGCAGTTCTCAGGGGGCGGCTCCGTGTGCAGGACCAGTGGTGGCcgcggttttttttttcttcgatTGGAGCCAGCGGCGGCGGGGGCGCTGCACTGGGGTTTGGGGAAAGGGACCGTGGGTTACTGGGGTGAGCGCCCAGGGAGACGGGAAATGGGCTGATGTGGTGTTGCACCTTGGCGGCCTGGAATGGCGGgctccaattttttttttttttttgacaggtGTGTCCACGTTAAAAAGTTAGGCGGGATCTACGGCGACGAGCGGTGGGTAGTTAAAAGTATGATATAACGACCGACCGTTCAACGTTAAAGTGAAATAGAATTAACGACCGACAGCCTGTAGCCAAAACGAGATATAACGACCGACAGTCCGTTAGTAATCTTTAACGTCTAACCTTCCGACGTTAAATCGACATTTTTAGCGACCCCCAAGCGACGTTAAATTTGGGTTGTGGTGTAGTGAAACAAGACGGAGCGTGTGGGATGTGATGTGGACACGGAGCTCAGGAGCTGCGTCCGGACACAGGCCTAGGCCTGGATGTCCAGGCGTTAGCAAGCCCGCTTTTGAAGCCGCAGGCGGCCAGCCCACTCTATTCCCAGACTTCtttcgttttgattttttttccagCACAGGCCGCGCCCCCTTCTCTCCTCCTGGCATTGGTGATCACCAAGGAGCCAACGTCGCTGGAGCTAGCTGGGCACAACACATCTGTCATAATAGATGCAGAGCGCAGCCGGCCACGCCACACCCACAGCAAGCATGACGAACAGGGTCCATTGGGAacgggagttgtggctccatggAAACGATCCTGCTGGTGCTGACTGCTGACTGCTGTGTACACCGTACCGTCTGGGAGTGCACGCACGCCTAACTCCCAGTGAGTGGTTCGAGTTCGACGACAATCGACATCAAGTCAGCCAACAAAATTTGCACTCACGCGTAGCCTTCCGCTTTCACAGTCGCACCCCACCGGCCACTGGCCACGGCCCCACCTGGCCGCCCACCTCTCGCAATCACCTCACGCTCGGTCCCGGCCGATCCGTCCCACATCAGAGACAACTGACATAGTTGCTAGGGGCCGATTGGGTAGCTAGGTACCTTCGCATGGAGATGGAGGCCACGGGCGTGGACGCCGGCGGCCACGGGCCTTCTTCTTGGACCAGCTGGAGCTGCCGCTGCGAGCAGACGGGATCCAGTTACTACTACTCCACCATTATTAGCAGCGGCGGCAGCTCGTCTTCATCAGGTACCATAGTCTCGGCTGCCTACACATCTAACGCCTCTCGTCTGTCCTCCTCTGCCTCCATGGAGGCGGCCATGCACTTCGACTACTTCAGCATCCACGAAGAAGAAGCGGATGCAGAGCGCGTTAAAAGCCCACTTGCCCATGAATTCTTCGATGCGCCATTGGTGAATTGCGGCATCAAAGGTGGCGGCAGCATGGGTGTCCTGGAGAGGTGGCTCACGGAGCTGGGCGTCGCCTGGGTTCTGCACCTCGCTAGCAGTGCGTCTGCATGGGAAGAACTGGATAAGCACACTTCTGATGGGGCACGGTGCTGGATCCGGGCTCTTCATGAGATCACACGGACCATCCGGTCCGTGGCGGTGTCGCTCTTCCCGGATCATGGTTCTGTGGGCCTACTACCTAGTATttatgaggaggaagaagatcccAAGGCTGAGGGTTCCATTCTGGAACTGCTCCTATTTGCACGATTTATCCAAGAAACCATGTTGAAAATGCTTGCTTTTGTTGACTTCATAGTTGCTCTAGATCCTGGTGGCATACCGGTGCAAGCACTACACCAGAAGATTCATATTCTGCTGCGTGTGCTCTGTGCACTGTCCGATGCCTTAACCGAGATCCAGGTACTATTCCTTTCTTTGCCTCCATCTGCAGAAGTTGAAAGGATAAGAGGAGTGGTAAACCTCTTGTATGCAAAGAATGCCAAGGCGCGTGAGAGCATAAGGAGCACATTGGAGGATATTAGGAGTCACATCATGGAGCCGATGGTGGACGACTCGCCAGGTGCTCAAACTCCACAAGGATCATCAGACATTCACAAGGTGACTTTGTCAGTAATGGCTCATATCACCTTCTTGCTCGAAAATTACTCTCTGGTGGATCCAATCGTATCTGAAGCAGCTATCCTTGGTACGTATGTGCCTCACATAAATATTGGGTACATTCCACCTTTGGGTAGCATGATCATAGAGATGGCGTGTTGTTTAGAAGAAAGAATTTTCCTCATGTCAAAAACATTTCTAGATCAAAGCCTTAGATTCTTATTTTTGCTCAACAACTTCAACTTCATATGCCATAGTCTCCATAACAACAGCACTGGGTTTTCTTTTCTACAAGTCCATGTCGCTTCACTCCTTGAGAAAGTCGAGCACTATTTAGCGAGATATCTACAGGTATCTTGGGGACCAGTGTTGTCATGCTTGTTCAATCCTACACCTCTTTGCTTTGGGAAATACTACTCCCTGCTACCCAAGTTTGAGTTTGAGTTTCAAAAGATGTACACCACTCAAAAGCTGTGGAAGGTCCCAGATCCTGAGATGACGAAAAGATTGCGCAAAGCTATAACTGAGAAAATCATTTCAGGATATACAAAATACATAGAGGATAACAATGTTATCACCCTAAGATCCACTACCCATAACCTGGAAGACATGTTGCAAGAGTTGTTTGAAGGATGATGAACAGAGTGCACCACCAATGCAACGAGGCCAGTGTAGCAGGTTTCATCTATGTTGATTTTGATTGAAATGCTAGGTGTTGTATTAGATGACTTGGCTTCTGAAGATATATGTGAAGTAGACCAAAAGCTGAAGAATAATGAAACTTTACTTCACTATTTATGTATTCTCTCACATTTTTTAAATAACTGTGGAACAACACAGAGTTGTCTCTACCTTCTGCCTTGTAGGCTTGTACCAGCACCATTGGTATATATTTAGATGCTTTTCTTGAAATCAAAGCCTCTTGAATTGTTACTCAACTGTCATTTCTCCAAATGTATTCGTAATGAGGTCTCACTCTATCCATAATGAAGTACATAGCTTCCTATATCCTCTAATTCCTCATTGATGCATAGAATTGTATATGAAGCGGTTAGCTTTGGAAAATATGTACCTTAGAttagagacaaagaagtagatTTGTACAACATGATCATGGACATGACATCTTGtctcaaagaaaaaaaaatatcaaaatcatTCATAGATCAAGGCATCATGGTCTTTTTCTTTGCTCAACAACTTAGCATTCATATTGGGTGTTGCTTTtctcaaaatccatgtggaaaccCTCTTTGAGAAAGTTGAGGGCTACATGAAGAGCTATCTATACAATCTTGTTGGGTTTTGTGCTTTTTTAATCTGGTACCTCTTTGCTTTCCTGCCTCAACCAATGAGCAACTTAGAAGAGATACTCTCCTTTATTCCTTTTATGCACTTCATTCTCTGCTTTAATTTGTTCAAGCACCAGAGACATATGTACCATTTATGATCTTTTAATTTCAATTTCCATCAAATTAAAACTTTGGGCTTGTTGTCTATAAATCAAGGAATTACTAGACCAAGTGCGCAATTGCATTGACCTATACAAGTATAGGAAAAAAATGACTACATAAATATGGTTCCTACAATTTATGCCTAGCCATTTCCTCATGTGTCGAACTAAAAAACTCTGGTGCACGTAGTGTTATGCTAGTATAATTTGCAATCCACTGGGAAGAATGAGTTCAAAATAATATTATTTTCTTAGTATGTGGTAGTGCATAGTGGCATTTAATTAGTTGGAAATCAAGAAGATCAAGCTTAATTAAAGCCTCATTTTATATTATAGCTCACTTTGGCTTTGTCCTAAGTTAAACTTATTTAACTTTAACCAATTACAAAAAAAATGCACTAATAATTATAACATAAAATTAGTTTCATTAGATTCAAGAGATATGTTTTGGTAGTGCTTTTACCTGAGCTATACAAGTAAGCAGCATCTTTGGCTACGTACATAAATGTGTTTCCCACAATATATTGTGCTTATCCAGCCATATATCTCCTCTGGtgttgatttttttattaaaaaaatgctCTGGTGTTCACTCTTGCAATTCACTCAAAGTTTCAAATCGTACAGGAGAAAAATAACGACCTAGCTGCATGCCATTGCCATTTGAGTGGAACTAGCAGTCCTGGTTAGACATCATCGCGTAGCAGTGCGTCTCCAACCCTGACAGACACACATAAGCCCACGCACTATCGATGGCCCATATCAGCATGTACTGCCCATCACTgctgccgccatggccgcgccaATTGTTTTTCTCGAACGTTCATTCTAgcatgtatttcattaagaggaagcaGTGTCTTACATCAAGCCGCTTTGGATTAATTAATCAAACTATATAGCTTAGAATTGAAGTCATAAGGCAAATGGGCATGTGGTCCAGTGGTAGGGCTGTCTCGTGGGACATTACCCTCTAAGGTTCAAACTCTGGTGATCGGACATTTTTCTAGAATTTTTCCAAAAATTTTAGGGTACATGCAGCGCGTTTCCCGTGCACTGGAGGCGACGTCGCTCCCAATCTCTTCTTTGCATGTGATGTGAGTGTGGAGTGTGTGTTGTGTGCGTCCAAGTTGTACCCGATAAAAAAAGAATTGAAGCCATAAGATAAGTTTATTTTAATacaataattaataaaaaattatTTATATTAATTTGCATGCTTTTTGTACCTTTTCTAACAAAATACATATACAGATCGCAATGAAGTTTTGAGAAACTTATCTGTTAGTAGTCTATATGTTTTTTCATTCATATTCATTATTTTTGTGTCTGCACGGCGACCCATGTATACCTTCAGTATAAGCATTTAGTTGAAACCTTAGTTTAATTTATGATGGCTCTTGTTGTAGTGTCTAATGATGTCATAAATCAAAATTGTGATTTTCAATTTTGAACATATTAATTTATATGTATTTTTTATCCTAAACTTAAGTTGAAAATCGTGTGTTTACACGACCTTTTGTATTTTATTAAAAAATAGTTTACATATTTTGTTGACAGTGCTTAAACACCATTTTCACCATCAACTTTTTTGCATAAAAGGAACCAAAGTCAATAACCAACATAGAGATAGGGTTTTAAATTAACCAATTCCACAAGTGTTGGTAAATATTTGCATGCAGGTAAAGTATACAAGAAAACACACAAAAACAAAGGACAAAGTGCTGAATGAAAAACATGTGTCAACTTTGGACTTCACCACATATACACTTGGACAAATGGGCCAACACCACTCAAACCAGGCCCAAGCAAAGGGACCCCACGTGGGCAACACTCCAAGCCCAAGGGAGAAGCCAACGACCAAGGCAGAGCCCGAGGGGAGCCCAGCCCTAGCTCTGCCGATCCTCGGCCTGGCCAGGGTATCAACCGATCTCCTAGGCCCACCAAATGGGCCCAAACTTTGTGGCAGGTCTCCAACAGGCGCTTGGAGGCCATCCCCACCGTCCACGGATCTGGTGGGTCAATCGATCCCTAGGGGACATGGTGGTTCGAACGATCCCCGAGGGGGTCCGCTGGATCCCCCATTTAATGTACCACCTTAGGGGGTCTAGCACACCCATAAAAAAGGGAGCGAGGCCACCAGATTCAATATGCAAGAAGTTGAGCATCAAATTCCACGTCTATAGGTGTTacacttaggccctgtttagatcccacccaaaaaccaaaaattttcaagattccccgtcacatcaaatcttgcggcacatgcatggagcattaaatgtaggtaaaaagaataactaattgcacagtttgcctgtaattgacgagacgaatcttttaagcctaaatagtctataattggacaatttttgttaaatacaaacgaaaatgctacagtagccaaaagccaaaaaaattcggaactaaacgcgcccttagtgTAGAG
The nucleotide sequence above comes from Miscanthus floridulus cultivar M001 chromosome 18, ASM1932011v1, whole genome shotgun sequence. Encoded proteins:
- the LOC136519470 gene encoding uncharacterized protein, which produces MEMEATGVDAGGHGPSSWTSWSCRCEQTGSSYYYSTIISSGGSSSSSGTIVSAAYTSNASRLSSSASMEAAMHFDYFSIHEEEADAERVKSPLAHEFFDAPLVNCGIKGGGSMGVLERWLTELGVAWVLHLASSASAWEELDKHTSDGARCWIRALHEITRTIRSVAVSLFPDHGSVGLLPSIYEEEEDPKAEGSILELLLFARFIQETMLKMLAFVDFIVALDPGGIPVQALHQKIHILLRVLCALSDALTEIQVLFLSLPPSAEVERIRGVVNLLYAKNAKARESIRSTLEDIRSHIMEPMVDDSPGAQTPQGSSDIHKVTLIYKIHRG